A genomic window from Carcharodon carcharias isolate sCarCar2 chromosome 29 unlocalized genomic scaffold, sCarCar2.pri SUPER_29_unloc_6, whole genome shotgun sequence includes:
- the LOC121274111 gene encoding Friend leukemia integration 1 transcription factor-like: MTDPDEVARRWGERKSKPNMNYDKLSRALRYYYDKNIMTKVHGKRYAYKFDFQGIAQAHQPHPPESQIYKYTTDLPYMPTYHTHQQKMNFVPTHPSPIPVSSASYFGATNAYWSSAPSTMYASPSVPRHPGSHVPSHLGSYY, encoded by the coding sequence ATGACAGACCCAGATGAAGTGGCCCGACgctggggagagaggaagagcaaaCCCAATATGAATTACGACAAGCTGAGCCGTGCTCTGCGTTACTACTACGACAAGAACATCATGACCAAGGTCCACGGCAAACGCTATGCCTATAAGTTTGATTTCCAGGGCATTGCTCAAGCCCACCAGCCTCACCCACCTGAGTCCCAAATCTACAAGTACACAACAGACCTACCATACATGCCAACCTACCACACACACCAGCAGAAGATGAACTTTGTGCCAACTCACCCTTCACCCATCCCCGTATCGTCAGCGAGTTATTTTGGTGCAACAAATGCCTACTGGAGCTCAGCCCCTTCAACCATGTACGCCAGCCCCAGTGTTCCCCGTCATCCAGGCTCCCATGTCCCATCTCACCTTGGCTCCTACTACTGA